In Paenibacillus phoenicis, one genomic interval encodes:
- a CDS encoding YheC/YheD family protein yields MAGRQLANKWLKTEALLSNAVVAAHIPQTRLYSADSLRSMLHQFGMVVIKPLRGGGGYGVIKVTYAGGVYAYTYLSRTRAFSSFEAMFRSLNRVKVGRKYMIQQGIHLARIAGRPIDYRVKVVKENEVWVYRSMVGRLARPGLFVTNLSKGGTMLSARAGLSRSLGRKIAASKRREMRTLTNLCVQILEARFPGIGQLGFDYGVDRNGKIWIFEVNTRPQ; encoded by the coding sequence ATGGCGGGGAGACAATTGGCCAATAAGTGGCTCAAGACCGAAGCGCTTCTCAGCAACGCGGTCGTGGCCGCCCACATACCGCAAACCCGATTGTACAGTGCCGATTCGTTAAGGAGCATGCTGCATCAGTTCGGCATGGTCGTCATTAAACCCCTCCGCGGCGGCGGGGGTTATGGTGTGATTAAGGTAACTTACGCAGGCGGAGTTTATGCTTATACCTATTTGTCCCGAACACGCGCGTTTTCCAGCTTTGAGGCGATGTTTCGTTCCTTAAACCGAGTGAAGGTCGGACGTAAGTATATGATCCAGCAAGGTATTCATTTGGCCCGCATCGCCGGGCGCCCGATCGACTATCGCGTGAAGGTCGTTAAAGAGAACGAAGTTTGGGTCTATCGCTCCATGGTCGGCCGGTTAGCCCGCCCTGGGCTGTTCGTGACCAACTTGTCCAAGGGAGGGACGATGCTTAGTGCCCGCGCAGGGCTCAGCCGCTCACTGGGCCGCAAAATCGCCGCCAGCAAGCGACGGGAGATGCGTACGTTAACGAATCTTTGTGTACAGATTCTAGAGGCTCGGTTTCCGGGGATCGGGCAGCTTGGTTTTGATTATGGCGTGGATCGGAACGGGAAGATCTGGATTTTTGAGGTCAATACGCGGCCACAATAA
- a CDS encoding AI-2E family transporter produces the protein MGSTQPWGDRFKRFFLNNRFVVFLLVVLLIGLNILVFAHIPFVFKPITVLFKTVLLPILLTGAIYYLLNPLVDWLETKRIRRVYTITGLYLLIAGILTVLIMTVIPLVQAQILSLIENLPRYTSEVQRQFESLIGSNFFHQVQESTGFNLDDLSNTLSERGTALLNNAWSGIGGFLGAVKNVVLAIITMPFILFYLLKDGKKLPEFILRYVPVRFREQTHHVMTEMNSQISSYIRGQIIVSFCIGALMYVGFVIIGLDYSLTLAIIASFTSVVPYLGPAIAITPAIIVAIVTSPIMLLKLIVVWTVVQLVEGKFISPQIMGKTLRIHPITIIFVILTAGNLFGVLGVILAVPGYAVLKVIFTHLFQWFERRSHLYEEPDAPAPDQLDLREPPTETQP, from the coding sequence ATGGGAAGTACGCAACCTTGGGGGGACCGATTCAAAAGGTTTTTTCTAAATAACCGTTTCGTAGTGTTTTTGCTCGTCGTCTTGCTGATTGGCTTGAATATTCTGGTGTTCGCCCATATTCCGTTTGTGTTCAAACCCATTACGGTGCTGTTCAAAACCGTCTTGCTCCCGATTCTGCTCACCGGAGCGATCTATTATCTGCTCAACCCGCTGGTGGATTGGCTGGAAACGAAGCGCATTCGCCGGGTATACACGATTACCGGGTTATATTTGTTGATCGCGGGGATCCTCACGGTGCTCATTATGACCGTTATCCCGTTGGTTCAGGCACAGATTCTGAGTTTGATCGAAAATTTACCAAGATATACGTCTGAGGTGCAGCGGCAGTTCGAAAGCTTGATCGGCAGCAACTTCTTCCATCAGGTCCAAGAGTCGACCGGCTTTAATCTGGACGACCTGTCCAACACGCTGTCGGAGCGAGGGACCGCTTTGTTGAACAACGCCTGGTCCGGCATCGGCGGATTCCTTGGAGCCGTCAAGAACGTCGTCCTGGCGATCATCACCATGCCGTTCATCTTATTTTATCTGTTAAAGGACGGCAAGAAGCTGCCGGAGTTCATCCTGCGTTACGTGCCCGTTCGCTTCCGTGAACAAACGCACCATGTGATGACCGAGATGAACAGCCAAATTAGCTCTTATATCCGCGGGCAAATCATCGTCAGCTTCTGCATCGGGGCGCTGATGTATGTCGGCTTCGTGATCATCGGCCTGGATTATTCGCTGACGCTGGCGATCATCGCTTCGTTCACGAGCGTCGTCCCGTATCTCGGGCCGGCTATCGCGATTACCCCGGCGATCATTGTGGCCATCGTCACCTCGCCGATCATGCTGCTGAAGCTGATCGTCGTCTGGACGGTTGTCCAGCTCGTTGAAGGCAAGTTCATTTCGCCGCAAATCATGGGCAAGACGCTGCGCATTCACCCGATCACGATCATCTTCGTGATCCTCACCGCCGGCAATCTGTTTGGCGTCCTGGGCGTGATTCTCGCCGTGCCGGGCTACGCTGTGCTGAAAGTAATTTTCACCCATCTGTTCCAATGGTTCGAACGGCGGTCCCATTTGTATGAGGAGCCGGATGCGCCTGCCCCTGATCAGCTTGACCTTCGCGAGCCTCCAACTGAAACGCAACCATGA
- the sda gene encoding sporulation histidine kinase inhibitor Sda has translation MALLTDELLLESYQKATELQLDREFIALLLAEIRKRELELAAPSVLH, from the coding sequence ATGGCGCTGTTAACGGATGAGTTGCTCCTGGAATCCTACCAGAAGGCGACCGAACTGCAGTTGGATCGGGAGTTTATCGCACTGCTGTTAGCAGAGATTCGCAAACGCGAATTAGAGCTTGCCGCGCCGTCCGTTTTGCACTAA
- a CDS encoding NAD(P)/FAD-dependent oxidoreductase, whose translation MSTQNNAEFTDLLIVGGGPAGMFAAFYGGMRKASVKLIESMPQLGGQVAALYPEKYIYDVAGFPKVTGQELINNLHEQLKLFEPDVRLEERVLQIEKKEERHFVVTTDKGVHYARAIIITAGVGAFEPRRLDLENAARFEKTNLHYFVSDMNRFHGKKVLISGGGDSAVDWALMLEPIAEQVTLIHRRDKFRAHEHSVEKLMASRVQVITPTEIAELHGDERIERVTLADVKTKETQEIVVDDVIVNFGFVSSLGPIAEWGLEIEGNAIVVDSRMESSIPGIFAAGDITTYPGKLDLIAVGFGEAPTAVNNAKVYIDPEAKLSPGHSSNLKL comes from the coding sequence GTGTCAACCCAAAATAACGCCGAATTCACGGATCTTCTGATTGTCGGTGGTGGACCGGCGGGCATGTTTGCTGCATTTTACGGCGGAATGAGAAAGGCTTCCGTCAAACTGATTGAAAGTATGCCTCAGCTTGGGGGGCAAGTTGCTGCCCTTTACCCTGAGAAATATATTTACGACGTGGCTGGCTTTCCTAAAGTGACCGGCCAAGAGCTGATCAACAACCTGCATGAACAATTAAAGCTTTTCGAGCCGGACGTGCGTCTGGAGGAACGGGTGCTGCAAATTGAGAAGAAAGAAGAGCGCCATTTTGTGGTGACCACCGATAAAGGTGTTCACTATGCGCGCGCCATCATCATTACCGCAGGAGTCGGCGCCTTTGAGCCTCGTCGTCTGGATCTGGAGAACGCCGCCCGTTTCGAGAAAACGAACCTGCATTATTTCGTTAGCGACATGAACCGCTTCCACGGCAAGAAAGTGCTGATTAGCGGCGGCGGCGACTCCGCTGTGGACTGGGCATTGATGCTTGAGCCGATCGCTGAGCAGGTGACGCTGATTCACCGCCGCGATAAATTCCGGGCGCATGAGCACAGCGTTGAGAAGCTGATGGCTTCCCGCGTCCAGGTCATTACGCCTACGGAAATCGCAGAGCTGCACGGTGACGAGCGCATCGAACGCGTCACACTGGCAGACGTTAAAACGAAGGAAACCCAAGAGATCGTTGTGGACGACGTGATCGTTAACTTCGGTTTTGTATCCTCGCTGGGACCGATCGCGGAATGGGGCCTCGAGATCGAAGGCAACGCCATTGTCGTCGATTCCCGGATGGAAAGCTCGATTCCCGGCATTTTTGCCGCCGGTGACATTACGACATATCCCGGCAAATTGGACCTGATTGCGGTGGGATTCGGCGAAGCGCCGACAGCGGTCAACAACGCCAAGGTCTACATCGATCCGGAAGCGAAGTTGTCCCCAGGTCACAGCAGTAATTTGAAGCTGTAA